From Nicotiana tabacum cultivar K326 chromosome 15, ASM71507v2, whole genome shotgun sequence, the proteins below share one genomic window:
- the LOC107829038 gene encoding lipoxygenase 6, chloroplastic codes for MFKIQHGPPVTLSTHIQSVFIVRRLEDIASTRSSRRTTSSVARFSSDQYWNMAIGNWVRIRAANNSTRNVIESTVDDEVVSTVESEGESIDVKAVVMLRKKMKGKISDKIGEWMESITKGIIGGAMLIQLVSEDIDPDTKSGKILECYAGSWLPKASDNPSIVEYTANFIVPSDFRRPGAIILTNFHDKEVHLVQIVIHGFGEGPITFPANTWIHSWKDDPDSRIIFRNQAYLPHQTAPGIRVLRREDLLKIRGNGNGERKRHERVYDYALYNDLGNPDKSNDLSRPVFGGEERPYPRRCRTGRSPTKTDPCAESIAESPHPVYVPRDEAFEEIKEDTLSAKRWNGLMHNLIPAIVAKFLSPNIPFNSFTDIDKLYIDGLSSKDENQKESLINQILFAGERLLKFEIPVIRRDRFAWLRDHEFARQTLAGVNPVNIELLKELPILSKLDPQIYGPPESAITKALIEPELNGMKIEEAIENKRLFILDHHDMFLPFIENINSLSGIKAYASRAVLFYTPTGILRPVIIELSLPPTPASPRTNRIFTPGHDATTSWLWKLAKAHVCSNDATIFQMVNHWMRIHACAEPYIIATHRQLSSMHPIYKLLHPHMRYTLQVNAFSRKTFISANGIVEALDCAGKYGVELSSAAYQNLWRFDMEALPADLVKRGMAVEDPAAPCGVKLVIEDYPYAADGLLLYSAIKELVESYVEHYYSEPDSVTSDVELQGWWNEIKNKGHPDKKDEPWWPNLITKEDLSGILTTMIWVVSGNHAAINFGQYPLGGYVLHRPTLMRKLIPQEEEPDYKQFLLDPEQMFLSSLPTQFQATKLLAVQDAVSTHSPDEEYLPQLQQLHSFLNNDQQVIEMYERFSARLVEIEQTIKERNEDATLINRCGAGTAPYELLIPSSLGPGVTGRGVPNSITN; via the exons ATGTTCAAAATTCAACATGGACCACCAGTCACTCTCAGCACACACATTCAAAGTGTCTTCATCGTCCGGCGACTCGAGGACATTGCCAGCACTAGGAGTAGTCGACGAACCACATCATCGGTAGCCCGGTTTTCAAGTGATCAGTACTGGAATATGGCCATCGGTAACTGGGTAAGGATACGTGCAGCGAATAATAGTACAAGAAATGTTATCGAGAGTACTGTTGATGATGAGGTGGTTTCAACTGTAGAAAGTGAAGGAGAATCAATAGATGTGAAGGCAGTGGTTATGTTAAGGAAAAAGATGAAAGGGAAGATCTCAGATAAGATTGGAGAATGGATGGAATCAATTACAAAAGGAATAATTGGTGGTGCAATGTTGATTCAGCTCGTTAGCGAAGATATTGACCCTG ATACCAAATCAGGGAAAATTTTAGAATGTTATGCTGGGAGTTGGTTGCCCAAGGCATCAGATAACCCGTCTATAGTTGAATACACTGCTAACTTCATAGTGCCAAGTGATTTTCGTCGTCCTGGAGCTATCATCCTCACCAATTTCCATGACAAAGAGGTGCACTTAGTGCAAATtgtaattcatggttttggtGAAGGTCCAATAACCTTTCCTGCGAATACATGGATTCATTCTTGGAAGGACGATCCGGATAGTAGAATTATCTTCAGAAATCAG GCATATCTACCGCACCAAACGGCCCCTGGCATAAGGGTTCTTCGTCGTGAAGACTTGCTGAAGATTCGTGGTAATGGAAATGGTGAAAGGAAAAGACATGAACGCGTCTATGACTATGCACTTTATAATGATTTGGGCAATCCTGACAAAAGCAATGATCTGTCTCGGCCTGTATTTGGTGGTGAGGAGAGACCTTATCCTAGGCGTTGCCGAACTGGAAGATCTCCAACTAAAACAG ATCCATGTGCAGAGAGTATAGCAGAATCACCTCATCCAGTTTATGTTCCTAGAGATGAAGCCTTTGAGGAAATTAAGGAGGATACACTTTCTGCCAAAAGGTGGAACGGTCTCATGCACAACCTGATACCAGCTATTGTTGCTAAATTCTTGAGTCCAAATATTCCCTTCAACAGCTTTACAGACATAGACAAACTATATATTGATGGTCTTTCctcaaaagatgaaaatcaaAAGGAGAGTTTGATCAACCAAATACTTTTTGCTGGTGAAAGATTGCTCAAGTTCGAGATTCCTGTCATCAGGA GAGATAGATTTGCTTGGCTACGAGACCATGAATTTGCACGCCAGACTTTGGCAGGGGTTAACCCTGTTAACATCGAACTACTTAAG GAACTTCCAATTCTCAGTAAACTGGATCCACAAATTTATGGTCCTCCTGAGTCAGCAATTACAAAGGCCCTAATAGAACCAGAGCTAAATGGAATGAAAATTGAGGAG GCTATTGAGAACAAGAGACTGTTCATACTTGATCACCATGACATGTTTCTTCCATTTATTGAGAATATAAACTCCTTGTCCGGGATCAAAGCTTATGCTTCCAGAGCAGTTCTTTTCTACACGCCAACAGGTATTTTAAGACCAGTTATTATTGAACTCTCACTTCCTCCAACTCCTGCTTCACCAAGGACCAATCGCATATTCACTCCTGGCCATGATGCTACAACTAGTTGGCTTTGGAAGCTAGCTAAAGCGCATGTTTGCTCCAATGACGcaaccatttttcaaatggttaATCATTG GATGAGAATCCATGCATGTGCAGAACCATACATTATTGCCACCCATAGGCAATTAAGTTCTATGCACCCAATTTACAAGCTGCTGCATCCTCATATGCGCTACACATTGCAAGTCAATGCTTTTTctaggaaaacctttataagtgcAAATGGAATTGTTGAGGCTCTCGACTGCGCAGGGAAGTATGGGGTGGAGCTAAGCTCTGCTGCCTACCAGAACCTATGGCGATTCGATATGGAAGCATTGCCTGCTGATTTGGTTAAAAG GGGCATGGCTGTGGAAGATCCAGCAGCACCATGTGGAGTGAAACTTGTAATTGAAGACTACCCTTATGCAGCAGATGGCCTTCTCTTATATTCTGCAATAAAAGAACTTGTGGAGTCGTATGTGGAGCACTATTATTCTGAGCCTGATTCTGTCACTTCCGATGTTGAGCTCCAAGGGTGGTGGAATGAGATCAAGAACAAGGGACACCCTGATAAGAAAGATGAGCCTTGGTGGCCAAACCTTATTACTAAAGAAGACTTATCTGGCATACTTACCACAATGATTTGGGTTGTTTCTGGTAACCATGCAGCTATAAACTTCGGACAGTATCCGTTGGGGGGCTACGTGCTGCATCGTCCCACCTTAATGCGGAAACTCATTCCTCAAGAAGAAGAGCCTGACTACAAGCAATTTCTTCTTGACCCCGAACAAATGTTTCTGTCATCTTTGCCTACTCAATTTCAGGCAACCAAGTTGTTAGCCGTTCAAGATGCTGTGTCGACACATTCTCCAGACGAGGAATACTTGCCTCAGCTGCAACAGCTTCACAGCTTCTTAAACAATGATCAACAAGTAATAGAAATGTATGAACGATTCTCTGCAAGATTGGTGGAGATTGAGCAGACTATAAAAGAGAGAAATGAGGATGCAACTCTTATAAACCGGTGTGGTGCTGGTACTGCTCCCTATGAGCTGCTTATACCCTCATCATTAGGTCCTGGTGTAACTGGTAGGGGTGTTCCTAACAGCATCACTAACTGA